GCCGTGTAGAGGCGCGCCCAGTACGCGGCGAGCAGCCGATCATCCGCCCAGCGGTCCACGGAGCGCTTCGCCGAGGTCGAGTCCCCCCGCGCGAGGAAGAACCGCTCCGCCCCGCGCGCCCCGACGAAGTTCGCGAACGACTCGTTGAAGACCGCGCCGTCCTTCGCGTAGTAGCGGTTGTGCGTGAGCTCGTGGATCACGGTGTTCACGAGGTCCACCGTATCGGCGACGAGCGTCGTCGACAGCAGCGGGTCGTTGAACCAGCCGAGCGTGCTGAACGCGGCCGCGGGGCGCAGGTACGTGTCGTATCCCTCGGCGGCGAGCTCCCGCTCCGCCCGCTGGGCGGCCGCCACGTCGAAGAAGCCCTTGTACGGCACGCGACCGACGACGGGGAACCACCAGCTCTTCCCTTCGAGTCGGTCCTTCCGCGCGCCCGAGAGCACGAGCACCAGCGTGTCCGACTCCAACTGGGTGAACTGCGTGAAGGCGTCCTTCGCCGGGAGCCGCAGCGAATCGCGCGCGAAGGCCCGCGCCTCGAGCACCAGCTGCAGCTTGGCGCGCGTGGCCGCGTCGAGCGTCGAGTCCTGCGCGAGGCGCGCGATCGGTCGGCGGCCCCGGAGGATCTTCCCCTCCTCCCACGCGGCGCGCGCGAGGTAGCGGCCGAGGGGGGTCGCGGCGAGGAACAGCGCGCCCCCTGCGGCGATCGCGAGCAGCACGATCCCCACCCCTCCCCAGCGCAACTTCAAGCGGCCAGCCCCCCGTGTGCGGTTCGATGACATCGACCGGAATCTGGGCGGCGTTTCCCGCGATGCAAGCCGAGCGCTCGCAACGAGTTACACGCACGAATCAAGGGCACTCCGTGCATGGCGGTGCGCCCCCGCGAGCGCTATTCTTCCGGGTCCATGTCCTTCGTCCATCTCCACTGCCATTCCGAGTACTCGCTGCTCGACGGCGCCAACCGGATCGATGACCTGATCCGCCGGGCGCAGGAGTTCGAACAGCCGGCGCTCGCGATCACCGACCACGGCAACATCCACGCGGCGTGGGAGTTCCAGGAGAAGGGCAAGAAGGCCGGCATCAAGCCGATCCTCGGCATGGAGGCGTACGTCGCGCCGAGCGACCGCCGCCTCAAGACCCGCGCGGCGCAGGGCGAGAAGAACTACTTCCACCTCGTCCTCCTCGCCCGCGACCTCGTGGGCTACAAGAACCTCGTGAAGCTCACCTCCCTCGGGTACACCGAGGGCTTCTACGGCAAGCCGCGCGTGGACCGTGAGCTCCTCGCGAAGCACAGCGAGGGCCTCATCGTCTCCAGTGCCTGCATGGCCGGCGAGGTGGCGCGGCACCTGCTGCAGGACCAGTACGAGGAGGCCAAGGCCGCCGCCGCCTGGTACGCCGACGTCTTCAAGGACCGCTACTACCTCGAGGTCCAGGCGCACGAGGCCGGCGAGCAGAAGAAGCTCAACGACCTCGTCTTCCGGCTCGCGAAGGACCTCTCGCTTCCGGTCGTCGCGACGAACGACGCGCACTTCCTCAAGGCCGAGGACCACGCGGCCCACGACGTGCTGCTCTGCATCGGCCTCAAGAAGGACCGGCTCGACGCGGACCGCATGAAGTACGACCGCGGCCTCTACTTCAAGAGCGCGCCGGAGATGGCCGCGCACTTCAAGGGCCGCCCCGACGTCCTCGAGAACACCCTCGCGATCGCCGACGCGGTCGACGTGAAGTTCGACAAGAAGTACTACGTCCCCGCCTTCCCGCTCCCCGCGGGCGTGAAGAGCGAGAACGACCTCCTCGTCCAGCTCGCCACCGAAGGCGCGAAGAAGCGGTACGGCGACCCGTTCCCCGCGGAAGTGCGCGAGCGGCTCGACTACGAGCTCGGCGTGATCACCAAGACGGGCTACGCCGGCTACTTCCTCATCACCGCCGACTTCATCCAGGCGGCCCGCGACCGCGGGATCCCCGTCGGGCCGGGTCGCGGCTCGGCCGCCGGCTCCCTCGTCGCCTACGCGACCGGCATCACGAACGTCTGCCCGCTCAAGTTCGACCTGCTCTTCGAGCGCTTCCTCAATCCGGAACGCGTCTCGATGCCCGACATCGACGTCGACTTCTGCGAGGAGCGCCGCGGCGAGGTCATCGAGTACGTCCGCGACAAGTACGGGCGCGACTCCGTCGGGCAGATCATCACCTTCGGGACGCTCAAGTCCCGCGCCTGCATCAAGGACGTCGGCCGCGTGCTCGGCTTCACGCCGGCCGAGACCGACGCGATCGCCAAGCTCATCCCCAACGCGCCCAACTTCTCGCTCACCGTCGCCGAGGCGATCGAGAAGGTCCCCGAGGTCGCCAAGCTCTACGACCAGGACGAGCGCCACGCGCAGCTCTTCGACTTCGCGATCTCGCTCGAAGGGCTCTCGCGCCACGCGGGCGTGCACGCGGCCGGCATCGTCATAGCGCCGGGACCGCTCGACGACTACGTCCCGGTCTGCACCGCCGAGTCGAAGGGCTCGGGCGGCGGCGACGGCGACGAGCGCGTGGTGGTCACGCAGTACGACATGATCGCGCTCGAGAAGGCCGGGATGCTCAAGATGGACTTCCTCGGCCTCACGACGCTCACGATCATCACCGACGCGGTGAAGGCGATCAAGGCGCGGCGCGGGATCGACATCGACGTCGACGCGCTCCCGCTCGACGACGAGGACACCTACCGCCAGCTCCGCGCCGGGCGCACCGCCGGCGTCTTCCAGTTCGAGTCGCCGCTCGCGACCGAGATGGTGCGCGGCATGCGCGCCGACCGCTTCGACGACCTCGTCGCGTCCAACGCGCTCATGCGCCCCGGCCCGCTCGATGCGGGCATGCACAAGGTCTACCAGCGCCGCAAGAAGGGCGAGGAGCCGGTGAGCTACCAGCTCCCCGAGCTCGAGGAGATCCTCGCCCCGACCTACGGCGTCATCACCTATCAGGAACAGGTGATGCGCATCGCGCAGCGGCTCGCGGGCATCTCGCTCGCCGAAGCCGACGTGCTGCGCAAGGCCGTCGGCAAGAAGGACGCCGAGCTCATCAGGAAGGAGCTGGGCAAGTTCGTCGAGAAGGCCGTCGCCAAGGGCTTCCCGCCCAAGGTCATCGACGAGATCTCCGCGCAGATCGAGACCTTCGGCCGCTACGGCTTCAACAAGTCGCACTCGGTCGCCTACTCCGTCCTCTCGTACCAGACCGCCTGGCTCAAGACGCACTACACGCCCGAGTTCATGGCCGCCGTCCTCTCGGCCTCCATCGGCGACACCGACTCGGTCGTGAAGTACATCAACGAGGCGCGCGACCTCGGCATGGAGATCCTCCCCCCCGACGTCAACGAGTCGGGGTGGAAGTTCACCGTCGTCGGCGACAAGCGGATCCGCTTCGGCCTCGGCGCCATCCGCAACGTGGGCTCCTCCGCCGCCGATTCGATCATCAAGGGACGCGAGGAGAAGCCGTACACCTCGCTCTACGACCTCTGCGAGCGCGTCGACCTGCGCACCTGCAACAAGCGCGTCTTCGAGGCCCTCACGCACGCCGGCGCGCTCGACGGGCTCGACGGACATCGCGCGCAGTTCGTCGCCGCCCTCGATGGCGCCATGCAGCATGCCTCGCTCGCCCAGACCGAGCTCGCCACCGGCCAGGGCTCGCTCTTCGGCGACCTCATGGGGGCGCCCGAGGAGGGCGCCTCGAAGGCCCCGCTCACCCCCATCCTGCCCAACCTCCCGCCCCTCTCCGAGAGCGAGCGGCTCACGCAGGAGAAGGCGATCCTCGGCTTCTACATCTCCGGCCACCCGCTGGACCCGTTCCGCGCCGAGTGCGAACTGCTCGCCTCGCACACGGTCTCGCAGCTCGGCAAGTGGAGCCCGGAGGCGATGAGCCTCGCCGGCGTGGTGACCGCGATCAAGCGCCAGATCTCCAAGAAGTCGGGCGCCGAGTTCGCGCGCCTCACCCTCGAGGACTTCTCCGGCTCCGCCGAGATCCTCGTCTTCCCCGAGGCGTGGGCCGCCATCAGCGATCGGGTCCGCACCGATGTGCCCATGCTCGTGAAGGGGAACTACTCCAAGCGCGACCAGGACGCCGACAACCCCACGTTCATCGTGGAGTCGGTCACGCGACTCGCCGAGCTCCGCGCCACCGGCCAGTTCGCGATCTCGCTCGAGCTCGACGCCGCCGCCGCAGTCCCCGCCGCCGTCTTCAAGGACGTGCGCGCCGTGGCGATCGCCCATCCCGGCTCGGCGCCGCTGGAGCTACGTTGGAAGGGGAAGGACGGCGCCCCGGCGCGCCTCCGGTCGGCCTCCCTGAAGCTGTCCACCGCCGGCCCCGCCCTGCTGGAACTCCGCGCACTGCTCGGGACCGAGCGCGTGCGACTCGTCAGAGGAGGTTGATCGTGGGAACGTCCGCCCTGGAATTCGAGAAGCCGCTCGCGGAACTCGAGAAGCAGATCGAGGATCTCCGCAAGTCGGCCGAGGAGCAGAAACTCGACGTCACGCCGGAGATCCAGCCGCTGCAGGCCAAGCTCACCGAGCTCCGCCGTGACGTCTACAAGAAGCTGACGCCCCTGCAGCGCGTCCAGGTCGCGCGCTCGGCGCGCCGGCCCTTCACGCTCGACTATCTCCGCCTCGCCTTCACGGACTTCATCGAGCTCCACGGCGACCGCGCCTACCGCGACGATCCCTCGATTGTCGGCGGCTGGGCGCGCCTCGACGGGGAGACCGTCATGGTCATCGGCCACCAGCGCGGCCGCGACACCAAGGAGAACCTGCACCGCAACTTCGGGATGCCGCACCCCGAGGGCTATCGCAAGGCGCTCCGCCTCATGAAGCTCGCCGAGAAGTTCCACGTGCCGATCATCACCATGATCGACACCCCGGGGGCGTGGGCCGGTCTCGGCGCCGAGGAGCGCGGCCAGTCGGAGGCCATCGCGCGCAACCTCCTCGAGATGTCGCAGATCACCGTGCCGATCGTCGCCACCGTCATCGGCGAAGGCGGCTCGGGCGGCGCGCTCGCCCTCGGCGTCGCCGACCGCATCCTGATGATGGAGAACTCCGTCTACTCGGTGATCACCGTCGAAGGCTGCGCCGCGATCCTGTGGAAGGACGGCAAGAGCGTCGAGATGCGCGAGAAGGCCGCGCAGTCGCTCAAGATCACCGCCCCCGACCTGATGGAGCTCAAGGTGATCGACGAGATCATCCCCGAGCCCGAGGGCGGCGCGCACGCCAATCACGCCGAGGCGGCCAAGGGCGTCCACGACGCGATCCTCCGGAACATCGACGAGCTCCGCCGCCTCAAGCCGGACAAGCTCGTCCGCAAGCGCCGCGAGAAGTACCTCAAGATGGGTGCGTGGAACGAGTGACGGCCGCCGCGGTCCAGACGCACCTCGTCGAGGTCGAGTTCAAGGGGAATCGGCGCGCGTTCTTCACCTGGGCGGGTGAAGCGCCGCCGCCTGCGCGCGCCGCCGTCATCGTCCAGGTCGAGCGCGGCGAGGACCTCGGCCGCGTCCACGCCACCGGCGAACTCGCCGAGAAGCGGAAGGCCGGGACCACGCACGGCAAGGCCTCGCCGAACGAGCTGCCGCGCGTCGTGCGCCTCGCCACCAAGGCGGAGATCGAGACCGCCGTCCGCCTCCGTGCCGATGAGGACGCCGTCCGCCGCGCGGCGCTGGAGATCGTGCGCGAGCTCAAGCTCGACATGAAGGTCAGCGACGCCGAGTGGCAGTGGGACCGCCGACGCCTCACCTGCTACTTCACCGCCGAGGAGCGCGTCGACTTCCGGCAGCTCGTGCGGCAGCTCGAGAAGCGCTTCGGCGCGCGCGTGCACATGTGGCACATCGGCGTGCGCGACGAGGCCCGTCGCCTCGACGGCATCGGCCGGTGCGGGCGGCAGTTCTGCTCGAGCTCCTGGCTCCCCGAGCTGCGCCCCGTGAAGTCGAGCAGCGCCAAGGACCAGCGCCTCTCGACGCTGAACCCGGCGCAGATCTCCGGCACCTGCGGCCGCCTCATGTGCTGCCTGCGCTACGAGCACGAGTTCTACGTGCAGTCCCGCAAGCGCTTCCCGAAGGAAGGGAAGGTGCTCGAGACGGCGGTTGGCGAGGAGAAGGTCGTGAGCAACGACATCTTCCGCGACCAGGTCACGCTCCGCACCGCGGCCGGCGAGTATCGCACCATCCCGCTCAATCAGCTCAAGCGCGAACTCGGCGACACCTCCGTCCCGGTGGATGACGAGCCGACGCATGACGACGACTCGCCCGAGGAGTCGGAGATCGTCACGCTCTCGCGCGCCGAGCCGCCGAAGGCGGCGCCGTCGCGTGAGCGTGAGCGCGCCCCGCGTGCGGAACGCCCGGCGCGCCCCGAACGCCCCGCGCGAGCCGAGCGCAATGAGCGTGTCGAGCGCCCTGCCGTCCCCGCACCGCCGCGGCAGTCAGCCCCGCCGACGGCCGTCAACGTCCCGACGCCCGACCTCGAGGAGGACGACGACGAGGGCGAGGAGACCGAGGACGCCACGTCGTCCGGAGACTCGGCCGAGGCGTCGACCGACGGCGGAGCCGACGCGCGCAAGCGTGGACGTCGCCGCCGCGGACGCCGCGGCGGTCGTCGTGGCCGCGGGGGGAACACCGGGAACCCCGGCAGCGACGGCGGGGGCGCGCCCGGTGGTGCGCCGTCCGGTCCGCCTTCAACGAACTGACGCCCCATGGCCCGCTTCTACCTCACGACCGCGATCGACTACGCCAACGGCGACCCGCATCTCGGGCACGCCCTCGAGAAGATCGGCGCCGACGCCATCTGCCGCTTCCGCCGGCAGCTCGGTGACGACGTCTGGTTCCTGATCGGCATGGACGAGCACGGCCAGAAGGTCGCGCAGACCGCGGAGGCGGCCGGCCTCGCGCCGCAGGAGTTCGTCGATCGCGTCGCCGCGCGCTTCGAGTCGATGTGGGCCACGCTCGGGCTCTCGCACGACCAGTTCATCCGCACCTCGCACCCCACCCACCACGCGGCGGTGCAGGAGCTCCTCGAGCGCATCTTCGCCAAGAGCCCCGACGACTTCTACGAGCGCTCGTACACCGGCCTCTACTGCGTCGGGTGCGAGAGCTTCAAGCAGCCCGCCGACATCGTCGACGGGAAGTGCCTCCTGCATCCCACCCGCACCCTGCAGGAGATCACCGAGCGCAACTGGTTCTTCCGGCTCTCCGCCTACACCGAGCGCCTCAAGGCCCTGTTCGCGCGGCAGCCCGGGTTCCTCGAGCCCGAGTCGCGGCGCAACGAGATCCTCGCCCTGCTCGACCAGGGACTCGAGGACATCTCCGCCAGCCGTGCCCGCTTCGCCTGGGGCGTCCCCTTCCCCAAGCCGCTCAGCGACGGCGAGACGCAGACCACCTACGTCTGGTTCGACGCGCTGCCGAACTACTGGACCGCGCAGTTCTTCGCCGGCTCCGGTGCCAGCTGGCCCGCGAGCGTCCACGTGGTCGGCAAGGACATCACCCGCTTCCACACCGTCATCTGGCCGGCGATGCTCATGGCCGCCGACCTCCCCCTCCCCGAGCGCGTCTGGGGGCACGGCTTCATCTCCCTCGGCGGGGAGCGCTTCAGCAAGTCGGCCGGCGTGAAGCTCGAACTCAGCGACGCCATCGCCCGCTTCGGCGCCGACGCGTTCCGCTACTATCTCCTCCGCGATATCCCCTTCGACGGCGACGGTTCGTTCTCGTGGGAGCGGTTCGAGGCCGTCTACACCTCCGAACTCGCCAACGGCATCGGGAACCTCGCGAGCCGCACGACGGCGATGATCGAGAAGTACTGCGAGGGCATCGTCCCTGACGGCGCGCCGGGCGACGTCGACGTTGCCGATGCCGCCGACCATGCGACGGCGCGGGCGGCCCTCGATGGCTCCCGTGGCTTCCTCTGCCACGAGGCGCTCGAGGCGATCGTCCGCACCGTCGGGCGCGCCAACCAGTACATCCAGGACACCAAGCCGTGGGTCCTCGCCAAGGACCCGCTGAATCGCCCCGAGCTCGAGCGCGTCCTCGCGTCGCTCGTGCGGCAGCTGGCGCGGCAGGCCGTCTACCTCGCGCCGTTCATGCCGGAGAAGGCCGAAGCCCTCTGGCGGGCCATCGGCGGCCCGGGAACGGCCGCCCGCGTCCGATTCGCGGAGCTTGAGTCGCTGCGGTGCGCCGGATGGCGTGTGAGCAAGGGCGAGGGACTCTTCCCGCGGCCCGAGCCACCCGCCAAGACCTGACGGCCTGTTCGGGGTATCATCGGGGCCGGAGCCTCCGCCGCCACCCTATCTTCCGAAGATGGACCGCCGTCGCTGGACCCTCCTCGTCATCCCGCCGAAGAACGGGGCCACCCGGGAGCTCTCGCTCCCCGGCTGGACCTTCCGTGCGCTCGGCTGGGTGGCAGTCGTGGCGGTCCTGCTGGTCGGCGGCGCGGTGACCGTGCTCTTCACGCCCTGGGGCACCCCGGGGGCCCGGCTGGTCGCCAGCGAGAACGCCGTCCTCCGTTCCGAGATCGCGGAGGTCGAGGCCCGGTTCCGGGTCCTGGAGGACACGCTCTCCCTCCTCGCCAAGCGCGAGGAGCAGCTCCGGATGCTCGCCGGCATGCCGGTGGAGGCCACCCGGATCAGCGACTCCGCGAGCCCAGCCAGCGCCGCCAGCGTGGTCGCGGCCTCGCTCGACGCCCCGCGCGACGAACCCGGGCCGGGGGCCGCGGTGCCCCGCCGCCGCCCCTTCCTCGGGCGCCTCGGCTGGAGTTCGCGGCCCGACGTCGACGGCCTGATCACGCGCGCCTCGAACCTCGCGCGCTCGTTCAGCCTCGTCTCGGACACGCTCCAGCGGAACTTCGAGAAGTTCGCCAACACGCCGAGCATCATGCCCACCACCGGCTGGCTCTCGAGCCAGTTCACGACGAGCCGCTTCCACCCGATCCTGCACGAGAACCGGCCGCACGAGGGCATCGACGTCACCGCCCCGACGGGCACGCCGATCGTCGCCCCGGCCACCGGCATCGTCGTCACCGCCGGCAATGACAAGGGCTTCGGCCTCTCGGTCGAGATCGACCATGGCAACGGCATCCGCACCCGCTTCGCCCACTGCTCGCGCCTCGCCGTCCGCACCGGCCAGCGCGTCACGCGCGGCCAGCTCATCGCCGCCGTCGGCATGACCGGCCTCGCCACCGCCCCGCATCTCCACTACGAGATCCATGTGAACGGGAAGCCGGTGGACCCGCTCACCTACGTCCTGCCCGACGCGCAGTGAGCGGTCGATTAAGGCAGAAGGATGAAGGATGAAAGAGGAACGCGGGGGTGGCCGATCAGGCCACCCCCGCGTTCTCTCATCTCCCTTCTGACTACAGCCCTCGCGGCGGCTGCGCCGCCGCTAGAACTTCACCGTCGGCGCCGTCGCCGCCGCCGGATTCGTGACCTCGAAGTACTCCCGCGCCTTCGCTCCCGTCACCTTCGCCGTGAGCACCGCCGGGAACTTGCGGATGTACGCGTTGTAGTCGCGCACCGCGTTGT
This window of the Gemmatimonadota bacterium genome carries:
- a CDS encoding M23 family metallopeptidase; amino-acid sequence: MDRRRWTLLVIPPKNGATRELSLPGWTFRALGWVAVVAVLLVGGAVTVLFTPWGTPGARLVASENAVLRSEIAEVEARFRVLEDTLSLLAKREEQLRMLAGMPVEATRISDSASPASAASVVAASLDAPRDEPGPGAAVPRRRPFLGRLGWSSRPDVDGLITRASNLARSFSLVSDTLQRNFEKFANTPSIMPTTGWLSSQFTTSRFHPILHENRPHEGIDVTAPTGTPIVAPATGIVVTAGNDKGFGLSVEIDHGNGIRTRFAHCSRLAVRTGQRVTRGQLIAAVGMTGLATAPHLHYEIHVNGKPVDPLTYVLPDAQ
- a CDS encoding methionine--tRNA ligase, with translation MARFYLTTAIDYANGDPHLGHALEKIGADAICRFRRQLGDDVWFLIGMDEHGQKVAQTAEAAGLAPQEFVDRVAARFESMWATLGLSHDQFIRTSHPTHHAAVQELLERIFAKSPDDFYERSYTGLYCVGCESFKQPADIVDGKCLLHPTRTLQEITERNWFFRLSAYTERLKALFARQPGFLEPESRRNEILALLDQGLEDISASRARFAWGVPFPKPLSDGETQTTYVWFDALPNYWTAQFFAGSGASWPASVHVVGKDITRFHTVIWPAMLMAADLPLPERVWGHGFISLGGERFSKSAGVKLELSDAIARFGADAFRYYLLRDIPFDGDGSFSWERFEAVYTSELANGIGNLASRTTAMIEKYCEGIVPDGAPGDVDVADAADHATARAALDGSRGFLCHEALEAIVRTVGRANQYIQDTKPWVLAKDPLNRPELERVLASLVRQLARQAVYLAPFMPEKAEALWRAIGGPGTAARVRFAELESLRCAGWRVSKGEGLFPRPEPPAKT
- a CDS encoding acetyl-CoA carboxylase carboxyltransferase subunit alpha; protein product: MIVGTSALEFEKPLAELEKQIEDLRKSAEEQKLDVTPEIQPLQAKLTELRRDVYKKLTPLQRVQVARSARRPFTLDYLRLAFTDFIELHGDRAYRDDPSIVGGWARLDGETVMVIGHQRGRDTKENLHRNFGMPHPEGYRKALRLMKLAEKFHVPIITMIDTPGAWAGLGAEERGQSEAIARNLLEMSQITVPIVATVIGEGGSGGALALGVADRILMMENSVYSVITVEGCAAILWKDGKSVEMREKAAQSLKITAPDLMELKVIDEIIPEPEGGAHANHAEAAKGVHDAILRNIDELRRLKPDKLVRKRREKYLKMGAWNE
- a CDS encoding aminopeptidase, with protein sequence MSSNRTRGAGRLKLRWGGVGIVLLAIAAGGALFLAATPLGRYLARAAWEEGKILRGRRPIARLAQDSTLDAATRAKLQLVLEARAFARDSLRLPAKDAFTQFTQLESDTLVLVLSGARKDRLEGKSWWFPVVGRVPYKGFFDVAAAQRAERELAAEGYDTYLRPAAAFSTLGWFNDPLLSTTLVADTVDLVNTVIHELTHNRYYAKDGAVFNESFANFVGARGAERFFLARGDSTSAKRSVDRWADDRLLAAYWARLYTALDSAFKASAADSLKTRRLAIRDSTYRDARRFLVDSVGPRFLTIPRVYAERVRLDNAALLARRIYLTDLERFERVFEASGRDLEVAIRRLIEEHEAGPPASR
- the dnaE gene encoding DNA polymerase III subunit alpha; its protein translation is MSFVHLHCHSEYSLLDGANRIDDLIRRAQEFEQPALAITDHGNIHAAWEFQEKGKKAGIKPILGMEAYVAPSDRRLKTRAAQGEKNYFHLVLLARDLVGYKNLVKLTSLGYTEGFYGKPRVDRELLAKHSEGLIVSSACMAGEVARHLLQDQYEEAKAAAAWYADVFKDRYYLEVQAHEAGEQKKLNDLVFRLAKDLSLPVVATNDAHFLKAEDHAAHDVLLCIGLKKDRLDADRMKYDRGLYFKSAPEMAAHFKGRPDVLENTLAIADAVDVKFDKKYYVPAFPLPAGVKSENDLLVQLATEGAKKRYGDPFPAEVRERLDYELGVITKTGYAGYFLITADFIQAARDRGIPVGPGRGSAAGSLVAYATGITNVCPLKFDLLFERFLNPERVSMPDIDVDFCEERRGEVIEYVRDKYGRDSVGQIITFGTLKSRACIKDVGRVLGFTPAETDAIAKLIPNAPNFSLTVAEAIEKVPEVAKLYDQDERHAQLFDFAISLEGLSRHAGVHAAGIVIAPGPLDDYVPVCTAESKGSGGGDGDERVVVTQYDMIALEKAGMLKMDFLGLTTLTIITDAVKAIKARRGIDIDVDALPLDDEDTYRQLRAGRTAGVFQFESPLATEMVRGMRADRFDDLVASNALMRPGPLDAGMHKVYQRRKKGEEPVSYQLPELEEILAPTYGVITYQEQVMRIAQRLAGISLAEADVLRKAVGKKDAELIRKELGKFVEKAVAKGFPPKVIDEISAQIETFGRYGFNKSHSVAYSVLSYQTAWLKTHYTPEFMAAVLSASIGDTDSVVKYINEARDLGMEILPPDVNESGWKFTVVGDKRIRFGLGAIRNVGSSAADSIIKGREEKPYTSLYDLCERVDLRTCNKRVFEALTHAGALDGLDGHRAQFVAALDGAMQHASLAQTELATGQGSLFGDLMGAPEEGASKAPLTPILPNLPPLSESERLTQEKAILGFYISGHPLDPFRAECELLASHTVSQLGKWSPEAMSLAGVVTAIKRQISKKSGAEFARLTLEDFSGSAEILVFPEAWAAISDRVRTDVPMLVKGNYSKRDQDADNPTFIVESVTRLAELRATGQFAISLELDAAAAVPAAVFKDVRAVAIAHPGSAPLELRWKGKDGAPARLRSASLKLSTAGPALLELRALLGTERVRLVRGG